The Microbacterium foliorum genome has a window encoding:
- a CDS encoding MFS transporter gives MNTALSRSQYVRWRTAIFAIFLASGLSIATWASRVPDIKLALDVDKAQVGMLLLGAGIASIIGISTSPAIVARTGARLGMMVSIFTFASGVALIGIGTNVVGSYSVVLIGLVLFGLGNGCVDVMMNVEATAIEQHSGKTILPLFHAFFSFGTVIGAGLGALAAQLRVDVFTHTLVIAVLIASIGVVSIVHVPRRQETLDPIDDDGEKGRWRERMHVAMSAWREPRTYAIGVVMLGMSFAEGGANDWLALGVAEDHGGGTALGAAALATFSVAMTVVRVFGGPLVDRFGRVAVLRILAVAAASGILLFILAPSLPLVFVGAALWGVGASLGFPLGMSAAADDPAKAAARVSAAATIGYIAFLGGPPVLGFISEHIGLLNTLFIVVALVVMSGLFSGAARPLRKDEMSQASVAATKD, from the coding sequence ATGAACACGGCTCTCTCCCGGTCGCAGTACGTGCGCTGGCGCACGGCGATCTTCGCGATCTTCCTCGCCAGCGGTCTGTCGATCGCCACCTGGGCATCGCGCGTCCCCGACATCAAGCTCGCGCTCGATGTCGACAAGGCGCAGGTCGGCATGCTGCTGCTCGGCGCGGGGATCGCCTCGATCATCGGAATCTCGACGAGCCCCGCGATCGTGGCGCGCACCGGTGCACGCCTCGGCATGATGGTGTCGATCTTCACCTTCGCGTCGGGTGTCGCGCTGATCGGCATCGGCACGAATGTGGTCGGCTCCTATTCGGTGGTGCTGATCGGGCTGGTGCTCTTCGGCCTCGGCAACGGATGCGTCGACGTGATGATGAACGTCGAGGCCACCGCCATCGAGCAGCACTCGGGAAAGACGATCCTTCCGCTGTTCCACGCCTTCTTCAGCTTCGGAACCGTGATCGGTGCGGGGCTCGGAGCTCTCGCCGCGCAGCTGCGCGTCGACGTCTTCACGCACACCCTGGTCATCGCGGTGCTGATCGCCTCGATCGGTGTCGTCAGCATCGTCCACGTCCCGCGGCGGCAGGAGACGCTCGACCCGATCGACGACGACGGCGAGAAGGGCCGCTGGCGCGAGCGGATGCATGTCGCGATGTCGGCCTGGCGCGAACCGCGCACCTACGCGATCGGCGTGGTCATGCTCGGGATGTCGTTCGCCGAGGGCGGGGCCAACGACTGGCTCGCACTCGGCGTCGCCGAGGACCACGGCGGGGGCACGGCCCTCGGCGCAGCCGCCCTCGCCACCTTCTCGGTCGCCATGACCGTGGTGCGCGTCTTCGGCGGACCCCTCGTCGACCGTTTCGGCCGCGTGGCGGTGCTGCGCATCCTCGCGGTGGCCGCGGCATCCGGCATCCTGCTGTTCATCCTCGCGCCGAGTCTGCCGCTGGTGTTCGTGGGAGCGGCGCTGTGGGGCGTCGGCGCCTCGCTCGGGTTCCCGCTGGGAATGTCCGCCGCCGCCGACGACCCGGCGAAGGCGGCCGCGCGGGTGAGCGCCGCGGCGACGATCGGCTACATCGCCTTCCTCGGGGGCCCGCCGGTCCTCGGTTTCATCAGCGAGCACATCGGCCTGCTGAACACCCTCTTCATCGTCGTCGCCCTCGTCGTCATGTCCGGTCTGTTCTCGGGCGCCGCACGTCCGCTGCGCAAAGACGAGATGTCGCAGGCGTCGGTGGCCGCGACGAAGGACTGA
- a CDS encoding monovalent cation/H+ antiporter complex subunit F yields the protein MNVLLLAIMVVFGIAAILTIVRIVRGPSILDRAVASDVLLTEVMCVLGAEMAINGHTRNIPVLLIIAAVGVFGSISVARFVARRDNTTP from the coding sequence ATGAACGTTCTGCTGCTGGCGATCATGGTCGTCTTCGGCATCGCCGCGATCCTCACGATCGTTCGGATCGTGCGCGGTCCCTCGATCCTCGACCGTGCGGTGGCGTCGGACGTGCTCCTCACCGAGGTCATGTGCGTGCTCGGTGCCGAGATGGCGATCAACGGGCACACCCGCAACATCCCCGTGCTGCTGATCATCGCCGCGGTGGGTGTGTTCGGCTCGATCTCGGTCGCCCGATTCGTCGCGAGAAGGGACAACACGACGCCATGA
- the nucS gene encoding endonuclease NucS — protein sequence MRLVIARCSVDYTGRLNAHLPLATRLLVHKGDGSLLVHSDGGSYKPLNWMSPPCSLSSEEPGEEESIAGVTEVWRVTHKKTGDALRVQIYEILHDTQHDLGIDPGLQKDGVEADLQRLLAEQVDRISDGATLVRREYPTAIGPVDLLVRDADGAAIAVEIKRRGDIDGVEQLTRYLELLGRDPHLAPVQGVFAAQEIKPQARVLAEDRGIRCLVLDYDDMKGIESGIPRLF from the coding sequence GTGCGTCTCGTCATCGCCCGCTGCTCCGTGGATTACACCGGGCGGCTCAATGCCCACCTCCCCCTCGCCACGCGTCTTCTCGTGCACAAGGGTGACGGGAGTCTGCTCGTGCACTCGGACGGCGGCAGCTACAAGCCGCTGAACTGGATGAGCCCGCCGTGCTCCCTCTCTTCCGAAGAGCCCGGTGAAGAGGAGTCCATCGCCGGGGTCACCGAGGTCTGGCGTGTCACGCACAAGAAGACCGGCGATGCCCTGCGTGTACAGATCTACGAGATCCTGCACGACACCCAGCACGACCTCGGGATCGACCCCGGTCTGCAGAAGGACGGTGTCGAAGCCGACCTGCAGCGCCTTCTGGCCGAGCAGGTCGACCGCATCTCCGACGGCGCGACACTCGTCCGTCGCGAGTATCCGACGGCGATCGGCCCTGTCGACCTTCTCGTGCGGGATGCCGACGGCGCCGCGATCGCCGTCGAGATCAAGCGTCGTGGCGACATCGACGGCGTCGAGCAGTTGACCAGATACCTCGAGCTGCTCGGCCGCGATCCACACCTGGCACCCGTGCAGGGGGTCTTCGCCGCGCAGGAGATCAAGCCGCAGGCTCGCGTGCTCGCCGAGGACCGCGGCATCCGCTGCCTCGTGCTCGACTACGACGACATGAAGGGCATCGAGTCCGGCATCCCGCGCCTCTTCTGA
- the mnhG gene encoding monovalent cation/H(+) antiporter subunit G, with amino-acid sequence MNVFGLAIPDGVIDVTVLVLILFGAILCLSAAVGLLRFRDVPSRLHAATKPQVLGLVLICLAIALSQRTLGSILVGLALVTPIVLMQFATAPLSAHIVGRQAYRNGTTDERNLVVDELADSKQTPPAAG; translated from the coding sequence ATGAACGTGTTCGGCCTCGCCATCCCCGACGGCGTCATCGACGTCACCGTCCTCGTGCTGATCCTGTTCGGCGCCATACTCTGCCTGTCCGCCGCGGTCGGCCTGCTGCGGTTCCGCGACGTGCCGTCGCGACTGCACGCCGCGACGAAGCCGCAGGTCCTGGGGCTCGTGCTCATCTGCCTCGCCATCGCGCTGTCGCAGCGCACCCTCGGCAGCATCCTCGTCGGACTGGCCCTCGTGACCCCGATCGTGCTCATGCAGTTCGCCACCGCCCCGCTGTCAGCCCACATCGTCGGCCGGCAGGCGTATCGCAACGGGACGACCGACGAGCGCAACCTGGTCGTCGACGAGCTCGCCGACTCGAAGCAGACGCCTCCCGCCGCGGGCTGA
- a CDS encoding Na+/H+ antiporter subunit A, whose translation MLTFLAVFLLGSILMPVLVRWLGSQAFAVAAVIPAAAFVHALVVTPQVLDGAAPFASIAWIPQLGLDLSMHMDVLGWVLTLIVTGVGALVLLYCRWYFHDDSAGIGQFAGVLLGFAGAMYGLVLTDDLVMLVMFWEVTSILSYLLIGHYRRRAASRRAALQALLVTTLGGLVMFVGVVLLVVDAGTSSIHEILELAPTGPVVDAAVVMLLIGAISKSALFPFHFWLPGAMAAPTPVSAYLHAAAMVKAGIYLIARFAPIFAFTGPWRPIIISLGVVTMLLGGIQALRETDLKRILAFGTVSQLGFFAVVVGYGTQASALAGLALVMGHALFKSALFLIVGVIDRQLSTRDIDELSGVGRQAPVMATAAFISIASMAGIAPTIGFVAKESTLTALLDDALHGSPWGLVAIIGVSIGSMLTAAYGIRFLWGAFWTKRDDAGARRQDTAWPDPPVGFLSAPIILAGVTLAAGIGAPALDVALQGYAVTATPGLDAAGDAVEGPGHLALWHGFEPALGISILSILLGAGLFLLSIRTKWDRKPRLIPFTAADVYYLVMRGVDRLSVLSTTLTQRGSLPVYVGTIFVVFVAAEITALVATDIDRLQLSAWHTPVQLVVAPMMAAAGVMAVRAQKRYTGVVLVSITGLGMVVLFATSGAPDLALTQILVETVTMVTFALVLRRLPARMGEHNASVGRIPRALLGVGVGLTMALVAIVATQSRVADPISEMFPQLAYDIGHGKNVVNVALVDLRGWDTMGELSVLVLAATGVASLVFVTHRADMLAATKTLPKARRRRTLSRPLVETTEGVRFQTSENESSPRAWLVGGQKMRPENRSILLEVIVRVLFHTIIVVSIFLLFSGHNLPGGGFAGGLVAGMALVMRYVAGGRWELGAAAPTDAGRLLGTGLILAVGTAVVPLFFGLAPLTSNFWEWEIPGIGHMEFVTSTIFDVGVYLVVIGLVLDVLRSLGAEVDRQAQEFRERGVSI comes from the coding sequence ATGCTGACGTTCCTCGCCGTGTTCCTCCTCGGGTCGATCCTGATGCCCGTTCTGGTGCGCTGGCTGGGATCGCAGGCATTCGCCGTCGCAGCCGTCATCCCCGCCGCGGCCTTCGTGCACGCCCTCGTCGTCACCCCTCAGGTGCTCGACGGCGCCGCACCCTTCGCATCGATCGCCTGGATCCCGCAGCTCGGACTCGATCTGTCGATGCACATGGACGTGCTCGGATGGGTCCTCACCCTGATCGTGACGGGCGTCGGCGCGCTCGTGCTGCTCTACTGCCGCTGGTACTTCCACGACGACTCCGCGGGAATCGGCCAGTTCGCCGGCGTCCTGCTCGGATTCGCCGGAGCGATGTACGGACTCGTCCTCACCGACGACCTGGTCATGCTGGTCATGTTCTGGGAGGTGACCAGCATCCTCTCCTACCTCCTGATCGGCCACTACCGGCGTCGTGCGGCCAGCCGTCGAGCGGCACTGCAGGCACTCCTGGTCACCACGCTCGGCGGGCTGGTGATGTTCGTCGGCGTCGTGCTGCTCGTGGTCGACGCCGGCACCTCCAGCATCCACGAGATCCTCGAGCTCGCCCCCACCGGGCCGGTCGTCGACGCCGCCGTCGTGATGCTCCTCATCGGTGCGATCAGCAAGTCCGCGCTGTTCCCGTTCCACTTCTGGCTGCCGGGTGCGATGGCCGCACCGACTCCGGTCAGCGCCTACCTGCACGCCGCGGCGATGGTGAAGGCAGGCATCTATCTGATCGCGCGCTTCGCGCCGATCTTCGCCTTCACCGGACCGTGGCGGCCGATCATCATCTCGCTGGGTGTGGTCACCATGCTGCTCGGCGGCATCCAGGCGCTGCGCGAGACCGACCTCAAGCGCATCCTCGCGTTCGGCACCGTGAGTCAGCTCGGGTTCTTCGCCGTCGTCGTCGGTTACGGGACCCAGGCGAGCGCGCTCGCCGGACTCGCCCTGGTCATGGGTCACGCGCTGTTCAAGTCGGCGCTGTTCCTGATCGTCGGGGTCATCGACCGGCAGCTGTCCACGCGTGACATCGACGAGCTCAGCGGAGTGGGGCGACAGGCCCCGGTCATGGCCACGGCGGCGTTCATCTCGATCGCCTCGATGGCGGGAATCGCCCCCACGATCGGATTCGTCGCGAAGGAGTCGACGCTCACCGCGCTGCTCGACGACGCGCTGCACGGATCTCCATGGGGACTCGTGGCCATCATCGGCGTGAGCATCGGCTCCATGCTCACCGCGGCATACGGCATCCGCTTCCTGTGGGGAGCGTTCTGGACCAAGCGCGACGACGCCGGCGCCCGCCGGCAGGACACCGCCTGGCCCGACCCTCCCGTCGGCTTCCTCTCGGCGCCGATCATCCTCGCGGGCGTCACGCTCGCGGCAGGAATCGGCGCTCCCGCGCTCGATGTGGCGCTGCAGGGATACGCGGTCACCGCGACGCCGGGACTCGACGCCGCGGGCGATGCGGTCGAAGGGCCAGGACACCTCGCGCTCTGGCACGGCTTCGAGCCCGCCCTGGGCATCTCCATCCTGTCGATCCTGCTCGGCGCCGGCCTCTTCCTGCTCAGCATCCGCACCAAGTGGGACCGCAAGCCGCGCCTGATCCCCTTCACCGCGGCCGACGTCTACTACCTGGTGATGCGCGGCGTCGACCGGCTCTCGGTGCTGAGCACCACCCTCACCCAGCGCGGATCGCTGCCGGTCTACGTCGGAACGATCTTCGTGGTGTTCGTCGCGGCCGAGATCACCGCCCTCGTGGCCACCGACATCGACCGCCTGCAGCTCTCGGCCTGGCACACCCCGGTGCAGCTCGTCGTCGCGCCGATGATGGCGGCCGCCGGAGTGATGGCCGTGCGCGCGCAGAAGCGGTACACGGGTGTCGTGCTCGTCTCGATCACCGGTCTCGGCATGGTCGTGCTGTTCGCGACCAGCGGTGCTCCCGACCTCGCTCTCACGCAGATCCTCGTCGAGACCGTGACGATGGTCACCTTCGCCCTCGTGCTGCGTCGTCTGCCGGCGCGGATGGGCGAGCACAACGCCTCCGTCGGCCGCATCCCCCGCGCCCTGCTCGGCGTCGGGGTGGGTCTGACGATGGCGCTGGTGGCGATCGTGGCGACGCAGTCGCGGGTCGCCGACCCGATCTCCGAGATGTTCCCGCAGCTCGCGTACGACATCGGGCACGGCAAGAACGTCGTCAACGTGGCCCTCGTCGACCTGCGCGGCTGGGACACGATGGGCGAGCTGTCGGTGCTCGTGCTCGCCGCGACCGGAGTGGCGTCGCTCGTGTTCGTCACGCACCGCGCCGACATGCTCGCGGCGACCAAGACCCTCCCGAAGGCGCGCCGCCGCCGCACCCTCAGCCGCCCGCTCGTCGAGACGACCGAGGGTGTGCGCTTCCAGACGTCCGAGAACGAGAGCAGCCCGCGGGCGTGGCTCGTCGGCGGTCAGAAGATGCGGCCCGAGAACAGGTCGATCCTGCTCGAGGTCATCGTCCGCGTCCTCTTCCACACGATCATCGTCGTGTCGATCTTCCTGCTGTTCTCCGGTCACAATCTGCCGGGAGGCGGTTTCGCGGGCGGTCTCGTCGCCGGCATGGCGCTCGTCATGCGCTACGTCGCGGGCGGTCGCTGGGAGCTCGGGGCCGCAGCGCCGACGGACGCGGGACGTCTGCTCGGCACCGGCCTGATCCTCGCCGTCGGAACCGCGGTCGTGCCGTTGTTCTTCGGTCTCGCGCCCCTCACCAGCAACTTCTGGGAGTGGGAGATCCCCGGTATCGGGCACATGGAGTTCGTGACCTCGACCATCTTCGACGTCGGTGTGTACCTGGTCGTCATCGGGCTGGTGCTCGACGTGCTGCGCAGCCTCGGTGCCGAGGTCGACCGCCAGGCCCAGGAGTTCCGTGAGCGGGGGGTGAGCATCTGA
- a CDS encoding HAD hydrolase-like protein, with amino-acid sequence MASSPYSCVLWDVDGTIADASVGILRRLNVALTHFGHPAPTREELVHWIGPPMFQSFQAQAGMTPEQSAEAVTFYRTLGKADGYTTDVATYPGVTEIIRDLHAAGVPQATASSKPEIQVDAIVDFFELRPYFVTTVGATPDESTLASKTDIVAEALRRLAERGADASRPVLIGDRHHDVEGGNANGVPVIFVEWGFSDTHEGDDAAFRAASAAELRALLLN; translated from the coding sequence ATGGCTTCTTCCCCCTATTCGTGCGTGCTCTGGGATGTCGACGGCACGATCGCCGACGCGTCGGTCGGAATCCTCCGCCGTCTGAACGTCGCTCTCACGCACTTCGGACACCCCGCGCCGACGAGGGAAGAGCTGGTGCACTGGATCGGCCCGCCGATGTTCCAGTCCTTCCAGGCGCAGGCCGGCATGACCCCCGAGCAGTCCGCCGAGGCCGTGACCTTCTACCGCACCCTGGGCAAGGCCGACGGATACACGACAGACGTCGCGACGTACCCGGGCGTGACCGAGATCATCCGCGATCTGCACGCCGCCGGTGTTCCTCAGGCGACGGCGAGCTCGAAGCCCGAGATCCAGGTCGACGCGATCGTCGACTTCTTCGAACTCCGCCCGTACTTCGTCACCACCGTCGGCGCCACCCCCGACGAATCGACCCTCGCCTCGAAGACCGACATCGTGGCCGAGGCGCTGCGTCGTCTCGCCGAGCGTGGCGCAGACGCGTCACGCCCGGTGCTGATCGGCGATCGTCACCACGACGTCGAGGGCGGCAACGCGAACGGCGTCCCGGTGATCTTCGTCGAATGGGGTTTCAGCGACACCCACGAAGGCGATGACGCGGCCTTCCGCGCAGCATCCGCCGCCGAACTGCGCGCGCTGCTCCTGAACTGA
- a CDS encoding Na+/H+ antiporter subunit E: MSPSETGRHFWRDTRVQLPFLAWLVVLWMLLWSQFTVLSFLSGLVVAVFVTRVFRLPTVELSGRINVWYALLLLVQFLFAMLRGALAVTAQVFDFRRQPGAAIVAVPLRYADDLMMTHVSVVSSLVPGSLVVEADRDRQVLYLHVIGVRSMADVEKQREGVLRWERRVVRALGAPDQYRALKADERAARSGGSMKGGVR; this comes from the coding sequence ATGAGTCCCTCCGAGACCGGCCGTCACTTCTGGCGGGACACGCGCGTGCAGCTGCCGTTCCTCGCATGGCTCGTCGTGCTGTGGATGCTGCTGTGGAGCCAGTTCACGGTGCTCTCGTTCCTCTCGGGTCTCGTGGTCGCGGTGTTCGTGACGCGGGTGTTCCGGTTGCCGACGGTGGAGCTGTCCGGCCGCATCAACGTCTGGTACGCCCTGCTGCTGCTCGTGCAGTTCCTGTTCGCGATGCTGCGCGGAGCGCTCGCCGTGACCGCGCAGGTGTTCGACTTCCGTCGCCAGCCGGGGGCGGCCATCGTCGCCGTGCCTCTGCGCTACGCCGACGACCTGATGATGACGCACGTGTCGGTCGTGTCCTCGCTCGTTCCCGGCTCGCTGGTCGTCGAGGCCGACCGCGACCGCCAGGTGCTCTACCTGCACGTGATCGGAGTGCGCAGCATGGCCGACGTCGAGAAGCAGCGCGAGGGCGTGCTGCGCTGGGAGCGTCGGGTCGTCCGCGCTCTCGGTGCCCCCGACCAGTACCGTGCTCTCAAGGCCGACGAACGGGCGGCGCGCTCGGGCGGATCGATGAAGGGCGGTGTGCGATGA
- a CDS encoding Na+/H+ antiporter subunit D, with protein MSALVPLLVGLPLLGAAVTLIFGRRPRLQVFVTVATLAAVSVIAAVLLVAVDGGSPIAVSVGGWPVPFGIVLYVDRLAALLVLISSIVLLAVLLFSIGQGAADGTDETPISIFNPSYLILAAGIFNAFIAGDLFNLYVGFEILLVASYVLITLGSTESRIRTGAVYIVVSLVSSILFLASIAMIYGALGTVNMAQIAERMHELPQETQLVLHLMLVVAFGIKAAIFPVSFWLPDSYPTAPAPVTAVFAGLLTKVGVYALIRTETQLFAENSIDTVLLIIALATMIVGVLGAVAQAELKRILSFTLVSHVGYMIFGLAIATPAAIGATVYYIVHHIVVQTTLFLAVGLIERRAGSTSILRVKGLLKVAPVIAVLYFIPAINLGGLPPFSGFIGKFALFEAAASVGTPLMIVLIGGGIVTSLLTLYALMRAWNLAFWREEEDSTETEGRISYLGNAPAADEQQERRRIPRIMTIATAGMVGVTLALTVFAGPLYALCDRIGATLLEPVSLVQLEGEVDG; from the coding sequence ATGAGCGCACTCGTCCCCCTGCTGGTGGGGCTGCCGCTGCTCGGCGCCGCCGTCACCCTGATCTTCGGACGCAGGCCCCGACTGCAGGTCTTCGTCACGGTCGCGACACTCGCCGCGGTGTCGGTCATCGCGGCGGTGCTGCTGGTCGCCGTCGACGGCGGAAGCCCGATCGCCGTCTCGGTGGGAGGCTGGCCGGTGCCCTTCGGCATCGTGCTCTACGTCGACCGTCTGGCCGCCCTCCTGGTGCTCATCTCGAGCATCGTGCTGCTCGCGGTGCTCCTCTTCTCCATCGGTCAGGGTGCCGCCGACGGCACCGACGAGACGCCGATCTCGATCTTCAACCCGTCGTACCTGATCCTCGCCGCCGGCATCTTCAACGCGTTCATCGCGGGCGACCTCTTCAACCTCTACGTCGGATTCGAGATCCTGCTCGTCGCGTCGTACGTGCTCATCACGCTCGGGAGCACCGAGTCCCGCATCCGCACCGGCGCCGTCTACATCGTGGTCTCGCTGGTGTCGTCGATCCTGTTCCTCGCCTCGATCGCGATGATCTACGGGGCGCTCGGCACCGTGAACATGGCGCAGATCGCCGAGCGGATGCACGAGCTCCCGCAAGAGACGCAGCTCGTGCTGCATCTCATGCTGGTCGTGGCCTTCGGCATCAAAGCCGCGATCTTCCCGGTCTCGTTCTGGCTGCCCGACTCGTATCCCACGGCACCCGCACCCGTCACCGCCGTCTTCGCCGGACTGCTCACGAAGGTCGGCGTGTATGCGCTGATCCGCACCGAGACGCAGCTCTTCGCCGAGAACAGCATCGACACCGTGCTGCTGATCATCGCTCTCGCGACCATGATCGTCGGTGTGCTCGGCGCCGTCGCGCAGGCCGAGCTGAAGAGGATCCTGTCGTTCACCCTGGTCAGCCACGTCGGGTACATGATCTTCGGTCTGGCGATCGCGACCCCGGCCGCCATCGGCGCGACGGTCTACTACATCGTCCACCACATCGTCGTGCAGACGACCCTGTTCCTCGCCGTCGGACTCATCGAGCGCCGCGCCGGCAGCACGTCGATCCTTCGGGTGAAGGGGCTGCTGAAGGTCGCCCCGGTGATCGCCGTCCTCTACTTCATCCCCGCGATCAACCTCGGCGGGCTGCCCCCGTTCTCCGGTTTCATCGGCAAGTTCGCTCTCTTCGAGGCGGCGGCGTCGGTCGGAACGCCTCTGATGATCGTGCTGATCGGCGGCGGCATCGTCACGTCGCTGCTCACCCTGTACGCGCTGATGCGCGCCTGGAACCTCGCGTTCTGGCGCGAGGAGGAGGACTCCACCGAGACCGAGGGGCGCATCTCGTACCTCGGCAACGCCCCCGCCGCCGACGAGCAGCAGGAGCGCCGCCGCATCCCGCGGATCATGACGATCGCGACGGCCGGGATGGTCGGGGTCACGCTGGCTCTCACCGTGTTCGCCGGACCCCTCTACGCCCTGTGCGACCGGATCGGTGCGACGCTCCTCGAGCCCGTGAGCCTGGTGCAGCTCGAAGGCGAGGTCGACGGATGA
- a CDS encoding L-rhamnose mutarotase, whose protein sequence is MRIALHSEIRDGAIDDYRSAHVRIPDALAATFARIGIRDWTIWRSGHRLFHLVDCEDWDAAVAALQDDPADHAWQADIGRFVEVFRDADGNEGTAPLEEVWDLRTQVS, encoded by the coding sequence ATGCGCATCGCCCTGCACTCCGAGATCCGCGACGGCGCGATCGACGACTACCGCTCCGCTCACGTCCGCATTCCGGATGCCCTCGCCGCGACGTTCGCTCGCATCGGCATCCGCGACTGGACGATCTGGCGCTCCGGCCACCGTCTCTTCCACCTCGTCGACTGCGAGGACTGGGATGCCGCGGTCGCCGCGCTGCAGGACGACCCTGCAGATCACGCGTGGCAGGCCGACATCGGCCGGTTCGTCGAGGTGTTCCGCGATGCCGACGGGAACGAGGGCACGGCGCCGCTCGAGGAGGTCTGGGATCTGCGCACGCAGGTCTCCTGA
- a CDS encoding LacI family DNA-binding transcriptional regulator: MTSHDTPRRATIADVARAAGVATSTASVVFSGKASVAAATRERVLAAAADLGYAGPDPRAASLRRGRSGIVAVVLEGHLRAAFLDPVTTAMMDGLTDGLADLSAGILLMRDDPGDDGSPLSNAPVDAVVLIGCSGRTKASLDIVRSRGLPVVVIEGDAGEGIPRITLDNTAAAADVARHLYDLGHREVALVTLPLDTRGERAPVTQERIDTATVEVTVDRLAGMREVFPTAPAISTGSSLIDEGLLAGRTLLADPATRPTAILAQSDLIAVGVIRAAEELGLRVPEDLSVAGFDGIAADGLGDLVLTTSVQPAVEKGRAAGEQVARMLQGEPGLTLHLTCRFREGTTTAPPSR; the protein is encoded by the coding sequence ATGACCAGTCACGACACCCCGCGCCGCGCGACGATCGCTGATGTCGCCCGCGCGGCAGGGGTGGCCACGTCGACGGCATCCGTCGTCTTCAGCGGCAAGGCGAGCGTGGCCGCCGCCACCCGCGAGCGCGTGCTCGCCGCGGCGGCCGACCTGGGCTATGCGGGTCCCGACCCTCGTGCGGCCTCGCTGCGTCGGGGACGCAGCGGCATCGTCGCGGTCGTGCTCGAGGGGCACCTGCGCGCCGCGTTCCTCGATCCGGTGACCACCGCCATGATGGACGGCCTGACCGACGGACTCGCGGATCTGAGTGCCGGCATCCTGCTCATGCGCGACGACCCGGGCGACGACGGCTCCCCCCTCTCGAACGCGCCGGTCGATGCGGTCGTGCTGATCGGCTGCTCGGGGCGCACGAAGGCATCGCTCGACATCGTGCGCAGCCGTGGCCTGCCCGTCGTGGTGATCGAGGGTGACGCGGGTGAGGGGATCCCGAGGATCACCCTCGACAACACCGCCGCCGCCGCAGATGTCGCTCGACACCTGTACGACCTCGGACACCGCGAGGTCGCCCTGGTCACCCTGCCGCTCGACACCCGGGGCGAGCGAGCGCCGGTGACGCAGGAGCGCATCGACACCGCGACGGTCGAGGTCACGGTCGATCGACTCGCCGGCATGCGGGAGGTGTTCCCGACGGCTCCCGCGATCTCGACGGGCAGCAGCCTGATCGACGAGGGGCTGCTCGCCGGTCGGACTCTGCTCGCGGACCCGGCCACGCGACCGACGGCGATCCTCGCGCAGAGCGACTTGATCGCGGTCGGTGTCATCCGAGCGGCGGAAGAGCTCGGACTGCGCGTGCCCGAGGATCTCTCGGTGGCCGGGTTCGACGGGATCGCCGCCGACGGCCTCGGCGATCTCGTGCTCACGACGAGCGTGCAGCCGGCTGTCGAGAAGGGGCGTGCGGCCGGCGAGCAGGTCGCCCGGATGCTGCAGGGCGAGCCCGGACTCACCCTTCACCTGACGTGCCGCTTCCGCGAAGGCACGACCACGGCGCCCCCGTCGCGCTGA